The Montipora capricornis isolate CH-2021 chromosome 3, ASM3666992v2, whole genome shotgun sequence genome window below encodes:
- the LOC138041745 gene encoding uncharacterized protein codes for MWCMTDLTEKIKTEQLHVESSHPFAIFNIQGIWNADDTADMPWIEVLDEPSSCPVSDTEDQLDCISQGSSSSVSDSGSDITLKCQEEETLGDIMGKYLFKIKEQNRLTQTSTQRVAKATSDLFSMACRRLKRRVEETLDDAGIEQVPGLEAAFADFLFPFEDLKTTWMLTEFQKHSLPYVEPLKKVLGRTRVYRRVRNKIRCLQLEKVFFYVPILKTLEAQFQSRAILKMVFSERDEDKDRGFLQDFNDGLFVQSHPLFSTDDCALKLLIYYDDVNVANPMTNKIHQLGFFYYQLANIKSVYRAKLNSIHLFAICKKQYIREFGLNEVLKPLVEDLKELGGEQGYAFTIAGGTVYLRGAILAVIADTPASQGVGCFKESVGGARRKCRHCMTSWEQVQEHFLEEDFILRDSNSHEQQVSLIEDAGSNYLRKFFSKNYGITGRAKISEAPYFDITKQLPQDIMHIFLEGILCYEMKFFSAFLPQQSFYSS; via the exons ATGTGGTGCATGACCGACCtgacagaaaaaataaaaactgaacAATTACATGTAGAAAGTTCTCATCCGTTTGCTATTTTTAATATCCAAGGAATCTGGAATGCTGATGACACAGCTGATATGCCCTGGATTGAAGTCCTTGATGAACCCAGTAGTTGTCCAGTTAGTGATACTGAGGATCAACTGGATTGCATTTCACAAGGTTCTTCATCTTCTGTATCAGATTCAGGATCAGATATCACATTGAAATGTCAAGAAGAGGAAACGCTTGGTGACATTATGGGGAAatacctttttaaaattaaggaaCAGAACAGGCTTACGCAAACATCTACACAAAGAGTTGCAAAGGCAACATCAGATCTCTTCAGTATGGCATGCAGACGGCTAAAAAGAAGAGTGGAGGAAACCCTTGACGATGCAGGCATCGAACAAGTGCCAGGTCTAGAGGCTGCATTTGcagattttctttttccatttgaAGACTTGAAGACCACTTGGATGTTGAcagaatttcaaaagcattcaCTGCCTTATGTG GAGCCTTTAAAGAAAGTGCTGGGGAGGACAAGAGTCTACAGAAGagtgagaaacaaaataagatGTTTGCAGCTTGAGAAAGTTTTCTTCTATGTTCCAATTTTGAAGACCCTTGAAGCACAATTTCAGTCGAGAGCTATCCTTAAAATGGTCTTTTCTGAAAGAGACGAGGACAAAGATAGAGGTTTTCTGCAGGATTTTAATGATGGTCTATTTGTGCAGAGCCACCCTCTGTTTTCAACAGATGACTGTGCTCTTAAGTTGCTCATATACTATGATGATGTCAATGTAGCAAATCCAATGACGAATAAGATTCATCAACTTGGTTTCTTTTACTACCAGCTAGCTAACATAAAATCTGTTTATCGCGCAAAATTAAATTCTATTCACCTCTTTGCTATCTGTAAAAAGCAGTACATAAGGGAATTTGGTCTAAATGAGGTGCTGAAGCCTTTGGTGGAAGACCTCAAAGAGCTGGGAGGAGAACAGGGTTATGCTTTCACCATAGCAGGAGGTACAGTTTATTTAAGAGGTGCAATTCTTGCTGTCATCGCAGATACTCCTGCAAGTCAAGGGGTTGGTTGTTTTAAGGAAAGTGTAGGTGGGGCTAGGAGAAAATGTCGGCACTGTATGACATCTTGGGAACAAGTGCAGGAACATTTCTTGGAGGAGGATTTCATTCTGCGAGATAGTAATAGCCATGAGCAGCAGGTGTCTTTGATAGAAGATGCTGGTTCAAATTATCTGAgaaagtttttttcaaaaaattatggAATTACTGGCAGAGCTAAGATTTCAGAGGCTCCATATTTTGACATCACTAAGCAGCTTCCCCAGGATATTATGCACATTTTCCTAGAAGGTATTTTATGTTAcgaaatgaaatttttttcagcATTTCTTCCGCAACAGTCATTTTACTCTTCATGA
- the LOC138040939 gene encoding substance-P receptor-like, with translation MFNETIAAATNSDSASCPEPNSNESIKGVKAAAYIVVIFLSFFGNAVVVRVVQKNQRMRTITNYLIINMALADLLTTVFNMLPTLYWNFCGRDVWAVGGWVGETLCKLLNFAQSVSITVSVLSLCAIAFDRFFAISRPLKRVITFRIAKGIIGASWCSAIAISGPQLYVLTVTGERGLAQCVENWAPLFDQATAARAYTVTLFVLLYALPLVTIAFLYTAMMFKLWRRRTPGHELTSNQDNKDKTNRKVLKMLVTVVIVFALSWLPLYVRMFLMFTESHPFTCGLPYDIDFLTLFLGHANSAVNPYIYVIFNENYRRGFKTVLSVRNRGSKSSSENTGRRTKSSRLQEKDVMIACTRLREGKPDLQGSEEDKTEKKLPLSTTTENIQI, from the coding sequence ATGTTTAACGAAACCATTGCTGCGGCAACGAACTCAGACTCAGCGTCTTGCCCGGAGCCGAATTCAAACGAGTCTATAAAGGGGGTTAAAGCGGCAGCTTACATTGTGGTAATCTTTCTATCTTTTTTCGGCAACGCGGTAGTGGTACGTGTGGTCCAAAAAAACCAACGAATGCGCACAATCACCAACTACCTTATTATTAACATGGCCCTGGCGGATCTCCTGACCACAGTTTTCAACATGTTACCGACGCTGTACTGGAATTTTTGCGGCCGGGATGTGTGGGCTGTAGGAGGGTGGGTTGGCGAGACACTTTGCAAATTGTTGAACTTTGCTCAGTCGGTCTCCATTACAGTTTCTGTTTTATCCTTGTGCGCGATTGCCTTCGATCGCTTCTTCGCTATTTCAAGGCCTCTGAAACGAGTCATCACATTTCGGATTGCTAAAGGAATCATTGGAGCATCCTGGTGTTCGGCGATCGCAATCTCCGGCCCTCAACTTTACGTTTTGACAGTCACCGGGGAAAGGGGTCTCGCTCAGTGCGTGGAAAACTGGGCTCCACTTTTCGACCAAGCCACCGCAGCTCGCGCCTACACCGTTACACTCTTTGTTCTTCTCTACGCACTTCCACTGGTAACTATCGCATTTCTTTACACAGCTATGATGTTTAAACTGTGGCGAAGACGGACGCCAGGGCACGAACTAACTTCAAACCAAGACAATAAAGACAAAACCAACAGAAAGGTCTTGAAAATGTTGGTTACCGTTGTCATAGTCTTCGCGTTGTCGTGGCTTCCGTTATACGTGCGAATGTTTCTGATGTTCACCGAATCGCATCCGTTCACTTGTGGCTTGCCGTATGACATAGACTTCCTCACACTTTTCCTTGGGCACGCCAACTCAGCCGTCAACCCATACATTTACGTGATTTTCAACGAGAATTACAGAAGAGGGTTCAAAACTGTCCTATCCGTACGTAACAGGGGTAGTAAAAGCTCATCAGAAAACACAGGTCGAAGAACAAAGTCGAGTAGGCTTCAGGAAAAAGATGTAATGATAGCTTGCACAAGATTGCGCGAAGGTAAACCCGACTTGCAAGGGAGCGAGGaagacaaaacagaaaaaaagttgCCATTGAGCACTACGAcagaaaatattcaaatttga
- the LOC138040931 gene encoding fibrillin-3-like isoform X1 — MNERKRNETKKSPFSSNLVVLLAVAVVTVVVIIVLALWLFSLMTPQCRSTVSNDEPMDKRGKVKFVACVNDSQCGDNAFCTAIGQNHTCLCNSGFLGNGVVCHDLNECLSEELNSCPSNAVCINTNGSYNCSCFPGYKGNGRGCEDIDECSLRIHNCSVNATCNNTIGSFNCNCLEGFQGDGEICTDIDECKDNSHNCSQHAYCNNVIGSHECTCFSGFQGDGRTCEDIDECKAKTHQCSKHAFCSNINGAYNCTCLNGFKGDGSVCKDVNECNEGIHNCSEHAICTNTVGSHNCTCNRGFQGDGWVCMDVDECKEGIHNCSGYAYCTNRIGAYNCTCHGGFQGNGWTCTDVDECKKGTHNCSKHAICTNTVGSHNCTCSRGFQGDGWVCMDVDECKEGIHSCSGYAYCTNRIGAYNCTCHGGFQGNGWTCTDVDECKKGTHSCNKHATCTNTVGSHSCTCTRGFQGDGWVCKDVDECKVGIHGCSQVAECKNVIGSYHCKCRHGFQGSGWTCKDVEECKLGIHNCNCHASCTNSVGGFSCTCRKGFEGNGWSCTDINECQRGTHGCHTYATCLNSQGSHSCICDTGYSGDGKTCNDIDECLDGTDRCSSHSRCVNNPGSYDCHWCGRGFRGNGMRCVDYDECEEGVHECHKKATCINTVGSYRCSCYKGYNGNGKVCKASAASGLLPAREVGLLLLSWAIIRICIG, encoded by the exons ATgaacgaaaggaagaggaacGAAACAAAGAAGTCACCCTTCTCATCCAACCTCGTAGTGTTGTTGGCTGTAGCTGTGGTGACAGTGGtggtaattattgttttagcgCTCTGGCTTTTTTCCTTAATGACACCACAGTGTAGATCAACTGTTTCGAATG ATGAACCAATGGACAAGAGAGGCAAAGTTAAATTTGTTGCTTGTGTGAATGACTCTCAGTGTGGCGATAATGCCTTTTGTACAGCCATCGGCCAGAATCACACCTGTCTTTGTAACAGTGGCTTCCTAGGAAATGGCGTCGTTTGTCACG aTCTAAATGAGTGTCTCTCAGAAGAACTGAATTCCTGCCCTTCCAACGCTGTATGTATTAATACCAATGGTTCTTACAACTGCAGTTGTTTTCCTGGCTACAAGGGAAATGGACGAGGTTGCGAAGACATTGATGAATGCAGTCTTAGGATCCATAATTGCAGTGTAAATGCAACCTGCAATAATACTATAGGCTCGTTCAACTGCAACTGCTTGGAAGGATTTCAGGGCGATGGTGAAATATGCACCGATATCGATGAATGCAAAGATAACTCTCACAACTGCAGTCAGCATGCTTACTGCAACAATGTCATAGGTTCCCATGAGTGTACATGTTTTTCTGGTTTCCAAGGGGATGGGAGGACATGCGAAGACATTGATGAATGCAAAGCCAAAACCCATCAGTGCAGTAAACATGCATTTTGCAGCAACATTAATGGCGCATACAATTGCACCTGTCTTAATGGATTCAAAGGAGACGGATCGGTATGCAAAGATGTGAATGAATGCAACGAGGGAATACACAATTGCAGTGAGCATGCCATCTGTACAAATACCGTCGGATCGCATAATTGCACTTGCAATCGCGGATTTCAAGGAGACGGCTGGGTATGCATGGATGTTGACGAGTGCAAGGAAGGAATCCACAACTGCAGTGGGTATGCCTACTGCACAAATAGAATTGGTGCTTATAACTGTACATGCCACGGTGGTTTTCAAGGAAATGGGTGGACCTGCACAGATGTGGATGAATGCAAGAAGGGAACCCACAATTGCAGTAAGCATGCCATCTGTACAAATACCGTCGGGTCGCATAATTGCACTTGCAGTCGCGGATTTCAAGGAGACGGCTGGGTATGCATGGATGTTGACGAGTGCAAGGAAGGAATCCACAGCTGCAGTGGGTATGCCTACTGCACAAATAGAATTGGTGCTTATAACTGTACATGCCACGGTGGTTTTCAAGGAAACGGGTGGACTTGCACGGATGTGGACGAATGCAAGAAAGGAACCCACAGTTGCAATAAGCATGCTACTTGTACAAATACCGTCGGGTCTCATAGCTGCACCTGCACTCGTGGCTTTCAAGGAGATGGTTGGGTATGTAAAGATGTTGACGAGTGTAAGGTGGGCATCCATGGCTGTAGTCAGGTTGCTGAATGCAAAAACGTTATCGGATCCTATCATTGCAAATGCCGCCATGGTTTCCAAGGCAGTGGGTGGACTTGCAAAGATGTGGAGGAATGCAAGTTGGGAATCCATAATTGCAATTGTCATGCATCCTGCACAAATAGCGTTGGTGGATTCAGTTGCACGTGTCGCAAGGGATTTGAAGGCAATGGGTGGTCGTGCACTGATATTAACGAGTGCCAGAGAGGCACCCACGGCTGTCACACCTATGCAACCTGCCTTAACTCTCAAGGCTCGCATAGTTGCATTTGCGACACGGGATACAGCGGAGATGGAAAAACTTGCAATG ATATCGACGAGTGTCTAGATGGGACTGACAGGTGCAGTTCACATTCGCGCTGTGTGAACAATCCTGGCTCGTATGACTGCCACTGGTGCGGTCGCGGTTTTCGAGGCAATGGGATGCGTTGTGTTGATTATGATGAGTGCGAAGAGGGTGTTCACGAGTGCCACAAGAAAGCCACGTGCATAAACACGGTGGGCTCGTATCGTTGTAGTTGTTACAAAGGATACAATGGAAATGGTAAAGTGTGTAAAG CCTCTGCAGCGAGTGGTCTGCTACCCGCTCGTGAAGTTGGTCTATTACTGCTTTCTTGGGCGATCATTCGTATTTGTATTGGATGA
- the LOC138040931 gene encoding fibrillin-1-like isoform X2: MNERKRNETKKSPFSSNLVVLLAVAVVTVVVIIVLALWLFSLMTPQCRSTVSNDLNECLSEELNSCPSNAVCINTNGSYNCSCFPGYKGNGRGCEDIDECSLRIHNCSVNATCNNTIGSFNCNCLEGFQGDGEICTDIDECKDNSHNCSQHAYCNNVIGSHECTCFSGFQGDGRTCEDIDECKAKTHQCSKHAFCSNINGAYNCTCLNGFKGDGSVCKDVNECNEGIHNCSEHAICTNTVGSHNCTCNRGFQGDGWVCMDVDECKEGIHNCSGYAYCTNRIGAYNCTCHGGFQGNGWTCTDVDECKKGTHNCSKHAICTNTVGSHNCTCSRGFQGDGWVCMDVDECKEGIHSCSGYAYCTNRIGAYNCTCHGGFQGNGWTCTDVDECKKGTHSCNKHATCTNTVGSHSCTCTRGFQGDGWVCKDVDECKVGIHGCSQVAECKNVIGSYHCKCRHGFQGSGWTCKDVEECKLGIHNCNCHASCTNSVGGFSCTCRKGFEGNGWSCTDINECQRGTHGCHTYATCLNSQGSHSCICDTGYSGDGKTCNDIDECLDGTDRCSSHSRCVNNPGSYDCHWCGRGFRGNGMRCVDYDECEEGVHECHKKATCINTVGSYRCSCYKGYNGNGKVCKASAASGLLPAREVGLLLLSWAIIRICIG, translated from the exons ATgaacgaaaggaagaggaacGAAACAAAGAAGTCACCCTTCTCATCCAACCTCGTAGTGTTGTTGGCTGTAGCTGTGGTGACAGTGGtggtaattattgttttagcgCTCTGGCTTTTTTCCTTAATGACACCACAGTGTAGATCAACTGTTTCGAATG aTCTAAATGAGTGTCTCTCAGAAGAACTGAATTCCTGCCCTTCCAACGCTGTATGTATTAATACCAATGGTTCTTACAACTGCAGTTGTTTTCCTGGCTACAAGGGAAATGGACGAGGTTGCGAAGACATTGATGAATGCAGTCTTAGGATCCATAATTGCAGTGTAAATGCAACCTGCAATAATACTATAGGCTCGTTCAACTGCAACTGCTTGGAAGGATTTCAGGGCGATGGTGAAATATGCACCGATATCGATGAATGCAAAGATAACTCTCACAACTGCAGTCAGCATGCTTACTGCAACAATGTCATAGGTTCCCATGAGTGTACATGTTTTTCTGGTTTCCAAGGGGATGGGAGGACATGCGAAGACATTGATGAATGCAAAGCCAAAACCCATCAGTGCAGTAAACATGCATTTTGCAGCAACATTAATGGCGCATACAATTGCACCTGTCTTAATGGATTCAAAGGAGACGGATCGGTATGCAAAGATGTGAATGAATGCAACGAGGGAATACACAATTGCAGTGAGCATGCCATCTGTACAAATACCGTCGGATCGCATAATTGCACTTGCAATCGCGGATTTCAAGGAGACGGCTGGGTATGCATGGATGTTGACGAGTGCAAGGAAGGAATCCACAACTGCAGTGGGTATGCCTACTGCACAAATAGAATTGGTGCTTATAACTGTACATGCCACGGTGGTTTTCAAGGAAATGGGTGGACCTGCACAGATGTGGATGAATGCAAGAAGGGAACCCACAATTGCAGTAAGCATGCCATCTGTACAAATACCGTCGGGTCGCATAATTGCACTTGCAGTCGCGGATTTCAAGGAGACGGCTGGGTATGCATGGATGTTGACGAGTGCAAGGAAGGAATCCACAGCTGCAGTGGGTATGCCTACTGCACAAATAGAATTGGTGCTTATAACTGTACATGCCACGGTGGTTTTCAAGGAAACGGGTGGACTTGCACGGATGTGGACGAATGCAAGAAAGGAACCCACAGTTGCAATAAGCATGCTACTTGTACAAATACCGTCGGGTCTCATAGCTGCACCTGCACTCGTGGCTTTCAAGGAGATGGTTGGGTATGTAAAGATGTTGACGAGTGTAAGGTGGGCATCCATGGCTGTAGTCAGGTTGCTGAATGCAAAAACGTTATCGGATCCTATCATTGCAAATGCCGCCATGGTTTCCAAGGCAGTGGGTGGACTTGCAAAGATGTGGAGGAATGCAAGTTGGGAATCCATAATTGCAATTGTCATGCATCCTGCACAAATAGCGTTGGTGGATTCAGTTGCACGTGTCGCAAGGGATTTGAAGGCAATGGGTGGTCGTGCACTGATATTAACGAGTGCCAGAGAGGCACCCACGGCTGTCACACCTATGCAACCTGCCTTAACTCTCAAGGCTCGCATAGTTGCATTTGCGACACGGGATACAGCGGAGATGGAAAAACTTGCAATG ATATCGACGAGTGTCTAGATGGGACTGACAGGTGCAGTTCACATTCGCGCTGTGTGAACAATCCTGGCTCGTATGACTGCCACTGGTGCGGTCGCGGTTTTCGAGGCAATGGGATGCGTTGTGTTGATTATGATGAGTGCGAAGAGGGTGTTCACGAGTGCCACAAGAAAGCCACGTGCATAAACACGGTGGGCTCGTATCGTTGTAGTTGTTACAAAGGATACAATGGAAATGGTAAAGTGTGTAAAG CCTCTGCAGCGAGTGGTCTGCTACCCGCTCGTGAAGTTGGTCTATTACTGCTTTCTTGGGCGATCATTCGTATTTGTATTGGATGA